The following are from one region of the Methanothermobacter sp. genome:
- a CDS encoding Mur ligase family protein, with translation MDIEEIAERVSGKLMGSGGEFRGKFTTLGAAEEGDIVIRHWIDDRGIQIASERGVAAIITQDLRSDTSKRDVPIVLVDRIEIANALALSWTINRFASSSRRIAVTGTNGKSTTTHMINHIITTAGRSSYTNTDSRSEFNTLIDPVVAQQIAEAASKEQLEFMVIEVSEVQGWLGRVMVDHAHIMTSAIQPEMVVITNVAMDHIGLVESVDDVFREVSGALRAVNSGVAVLNSDDERVRAMADVNPLLRTVFYGSQGTVRYSGDGIYCGDDLVIQTDELPFTGEHFIQNTLAAVTAALELGFSYEDVRIGVKTYRPLKRRFTLLMDNPRVIDDFAHNPDGIRATVKSAASGLKGRLWVVNAIRGSRGEDINIMNAEALADSVKGLDVELVITSSSDLVDEQNRVLENERRVFLGVLDENGIGYTHIENLRDALRKVLESAKPNDTVLLLGAQGMDPASEVIEDLTRKILN, from the coding sequence ATGGACATCGAGGAAATCGCAGAGAGGGTTTCAGGAAAACTCATGGGAAGTGGAGGGGAGTTCAGGGGTAAATTCACAACCCTGGGGGCTGCAGAGGAAGGTGACATTGTTATAAGGCACTGGATCGACGATAGGGGTATTCAGATTGCCTCAGAAAGGGGTGTTGCAGCCATAATAACCCAGGATTTGAGGTCCGATACCTCAAAGCGGGATGTCCCAATTGTCCTTGTTGATCGGATTGAAATCGCAAATGCCCTTGCACTTTCATGGACCATAAACCGGTTTGCCTCGTCCTCCCGGAGGATAGCTGTAACCGGAACCAACGGGAAATCAACCACCACCCACATGATCAACCACATCATAACCACAGCCGGCAGGTCATCCTACACAAATACAGATTCAAGGTCAGAGTTCAACACACTCATCGACCCCGTCGTTGCACAGCAGATAGCAGAGGCTGCCAGTAAGGAGCAGCTGGAATTCATGGTCATCGAGGTTTCAGAGGTTCAGGGCTGGCTTGGAAGGGTTATGGTGGACCACGCCCACATCATGACCTCAGCCATCCAGCCAGAAATGGTTGTCATAACCAACGTTGCAATGGACCACATAGGACTCGTTGAATCTGTGGATGACGTCTTCAGGGAGGTTTCAGGAGCCCTCAGGGCAGTTAATTCAGGGGTTGCTGTACTGAACTCTGATGATGAGAGGGTCAGGGCAATGGCAGATGTTAACCCCCTCCTCAGGACGGTCTTCTATGGATCCCAGGGAACTGTAAGGTACAGTGGGGATGGTATCTACTGTGGAGATGATCTTGTAATTCAGACAGATGAACTCCCATTCACCGGTGAACACTTCATACAGAACACCCTTGCAGCGGTCACAGCAGCACTGGAACTGGGCTTCTCATATGAGGATGTGAGGATTGGTGTTAAAACTTACAGGCCACTTAAGAGGAGATTCACTCTTCTCATGGATAATCCCAGGGTCATTGACGATTTCGCCCACAACCCAGACGGTATAAGGGCAACAGTTAAAAGCGCAGCCTCTGGCCTCAAGGGGAGACTGTGGGTTGTGAATGCCATAAGGGGATCCAGGGGGGAGGACATCAACATCATGAATGCAGAGGCCCTGGCAGACTCAGTTAAGGGTCTTGATGTTGAACTGGTGATAACATCAAGTAGCGACCTTGTTGATGAGCAGAACAGGGTCCTTGAAAACGAGAGGAGGGTCTTTCTAGGTGTTCTTGATGAGAATGGGATAGGGTATACCCATATCGAAAATCTGAGGGACGCACTCAGAAAAGTTCTGGAAAGTGCGAAGCCCAATGATACTGTTCTTCTGCTGGGTGCCCAGGGAATGGATCCTGCATCGGAGGTTATAGAGGATTTAACTCGAAAAATCCTGAATTAA
- a CDS encoding DUF356 domain-containing protein, whose amino-acid sequence MSLIILRADSRDKILNALADLERHAGLRVRGRPRIMKHEIADKMVASILGDNLQTRSTVAAAVEVEEGDTETIMAVRRIHPPAHIIVVSSEYDEYEDLREMFSTLKVFKGYYSYKKR is encoded by the coding sequence ATGTCTCTGATAATCTTAAGAGCCGATAGCAGGGATAAAATCCTGAATGCCCTTGCGGACCTTGAAAGACATGCGGGTCTTAGGGTAAGGGGGAGGCCCCGGATAATGAAACATGAAATCGCAGACAAAATGGTAGCATCCATTCTTGGGGATAACCTCCAGACCAGGTCCACGGTTGCAGCTGCAGTTGAAGTTGAGGAGGGTGATACAGAAACCATAATGGCTGTGAGGAGGATACACCCCCCCGCCCACATAATTGTTGTAAGCAGTGAATATGATGAATACGAGGACCTCAGGGAAATGTTTAGCACTCTGAAGGTTTTCAAGGGCTATTATTCATATAAAAAGAGGTGA
- a CDS encoding multiprotein bridging factor aMBF1, which yields MRCEICGKKIVGKPVKTKIDSSVMDVCRECSKFGKIIREPPKARPTKAGVRRAPKRSRRPMETIYEVVEDYGEIIRAERESRGWSREDLAERINEKVSVINRIESERMEPDIKLARKLEKLLKIKILEKFEAGEEEKIEGGGFRGATIGDIARIKRG from the coding sequence ATGAGATGCGAGATTTGCGGCAAAAAGATTGTTGGAAAACCTGTGAAGACCAAAATCGACAGTTCAGTGATGGATGTATGCAGGGAGTGCTCTAAGTTCGGTAAAATCATCAGAGAACCCCCCAAAGCCAGACCCACTAAAGCGGGTGTCAGGAGAGCCCCCAAAAGGTCAAGGAGACCAATGGAAACCATATATGAGGTTGTTGAGGATTACGGTGAGATCATAAGGGCTGAGAGAGAATCCAGGGGATGGTCAAGGGAGGATCTCGCAGAGAGGATCAATGAGAAGGTTTCGGTCATAAACAGGATTGAATCTGAAAGAATGGAACCCGACATCAAACTTGCAAGGAAACTCGAGAAGCTCCTTAAAATAAAGATCCTGGAGAAATTCGAGGCCGGGGAAGAGGAAAAGATTGAAGGTGGAGGGTTCCGTGGAGCCACCATAGGTGATATAGCAAGAATAAAAAGGGGTTAA
- a CDS encoding proteasome-activating nucleotidase, with amino-acid sequence MENNSQNVLKKIEDLKKEIRMLKEENSKTKRNLMWKIRKLEKDKLLIENEKTRLDREVKSLRGEIERFRTPPLVIATITEVLDDHRVAVKSSTGPHFVINYSRFIDKKQLEPGARVALNQQTFSIVDVLPSEKDPVVTGMEVEEKPDVSYEQIGGLEEQVREVKETVELPLKKPELFEKIGIEPPKGVLLYGPPGTGKTLLAKAVAHETNATFIKIVASEFVRKYIGEGARLVRGVFELAKEKAPSIIFIDEIDAVAAKRLKSSTSGDREVQRTLMQLLAELDGFESRGNVGIVAATNRPDILDPALLRPGRFDRFIEVPLPNEDGRREILKIHTSGMALAEEVDIELLARITDGASGADLKAICTEAGMFAIREERDEVTMNDFMDAVDKIMGVEKEEEYKQETGVMFG; translated from the coding sequence ATGGAAAATAACTCCCAGAATGTATTAAAAAAGATTGAGGACCTCAAAAAAGAAATTAGAATGCTTAAAGAGGAGAATTCCAAGACAAAAAGAAATCTGATGTGGAAGATCAGAAAACTTGAGAAGGATAAACTTTTAATTGAAAATGAAAAGACAAGGCTTGACAGGGAGGTCAAATCTCTCCGTGGTGAGATTGAAAGATTCAGAACTCCACCACTGGTCATAGCCACAATCACAGAGGTTCTTGATGATCACAGGGTCGCAGTTAAGAGCAGTACAGGCCCTCATTTTGTAATAAACTATTCAAGATTCATTGATAAGAAGCAGCTGGAGCCAGGTGCCAGGGTTGCACTCAATCAGCAGACATTCAGCATAGTCGATGTGCTTCCATCAGAGAAGGACCCCGTGGTAACGGGTATGGAAGTTGAAGAAAAACCTGACGTCTCCTATGAACAGATAGGTGGCCTCGAGGAACAGGTACGTGAGGTCAAGGAGACAGTGGAGTTACCACTTAAAAAACCTGAACTATTTGAGAAGATAGGTATAGAACCACCAAAGGGTGTACTACTCTACGGACCACCAGGTACAGGTAAGACACTCCTTGCAAAGGCAGTTGCACATGAAACCAACGCCACCTTCATAAAGATAGTTGCATCAGAATTCGTCAGAAAGTACATAGGTGAGGGTGCAAGGCTGGTGAGGGGAGTCTTTGAACTGGCCAAGGAGAAGGCCCCCAGCATAATATTCATAGATGAAATTGACGCTGTGGCAGCCAAGAGACTCAAGAGTTCAACAAGCGGTGACAGGGAGGTTCAGAGGACACTAATGCAGCTCCTTGCAGAGCTTGATGGTTTTGAATCCAGGGGTAACGTTGGTATAGTCGCTGCAACCAACAGGCCAGACATCCTGGATCCTGCACTCCTCAGACCTGGAAGATTTGACAGGTTCATTGAGGTTCCACTTCCAAATGAGGATGGCAGGAGGGAGATCCTCAAGATACACACATCTGGAATGGCCCTTGCAGAGGAGGTTGACATTGAACTCCTTGCAAGGATCACAGACGGAGCATCCGGCGCGGACCTCAAGGCGATATGTACAGAGGCAGGTATGTTCGCCATCAGAGAGGAACGTGATGAGGTCACGATGAATGACTTCATGGATGCCGTTGATAAGATAATGGGTGTTGAGAAGGAAGAGGAATACAAGCAGGAAACCGGCGTAATGTTCGGTTAA
- a CDS encoding UPF0280 family protein: MTAENINIGETHIKLRTDIRDHGLAGFILGERMKLIEHIRRNHEFLTSLEPIHVKEGPLIVKMMSRASRKAEVGPMAAVAGTISQLSLMHLMGLGSRCSIVDNGGDIALVNNRKVTVGLYAGSSPLSGTVGFILKPGAPRGICTSSGTVGHSISFGRADSVTVFASEASTADALATSIANSADGPDDRSSVESALERADDFREHFRGVMVVVGEHAGMVGKIPKLVMTDRKAVLSDLWEEV; the protein is encoded by the coding sequence ATGACAGCAGAGAATATAAACATCGGAGAAACCCATATAAAGCTCAGGACCGACATCAGGGATCATGGACTTGCGGGGTTCATCTTAGGGGAGAGAATGAAACTCATAGAGCATATAAGGAGAAATCATGAGTTTTTAACATCCCTTGAACCCATCCATGTGAAGGAGGGGCCCCTAATAGTGAAGATGATGTCCCGTGCCTCAAGGAAGGCAGAGGTGGGACCCATGGCGGCTGTGGCAGGAACGATATCCCAGCTATCCCTCATGCACCTCATGGGCCTCGGCTCCAGGTGCAGTATAGTGGACAATGGTGGTGACATTGCCCTCGTGAACAACCGTAAGGTTACCGTGGGGCTTTATGCCGGCTCATCACCACTTTCGGGGACAGTGGGTTTCATCCTGAAGCCAGGGGCCCCCAGGGGTATATGTACCTCCTCGGGTACAGTGGGGCATTCCATAAGCTTTGGGAGGGCCGACTCTGTGACGGTATTCGCATCTGAGGCCAGTACCGCAGATGCACTTGCAACATCAATAGCCAACAGTGCGGATGGCCCCGATGATAGATCCTCTGTTGAGAGCGCGCTTGAGAGGGCTGATGACTTTCGTGAGCACTTCAGGGGGGTCATGGTTGTTGTGGGTGAGCATGCGGGCATGGTGGGAAAGATACCAAAACTCGTAATGACTGATAGAAAAGCCGTGCTCTCAGACCTCTGGGAAGAAGTCTAA
- a CDS encoding PH domain-containing protein produces MFGRERLYPGERVLYETGPRFILNSKSSIIKILFLALIIYIFPAAVKFAGDLDNVLIVRYGFTVAEKVVWILTTAFIILVLSVLWDMISWRSRRYIITDRRVIVESGVLRKRRFYINHSKIVDVSFSQGIIERLLNSADIEIHGGHEDTHIILEDAPSPAKIEYHINRFTGERTVNEAEEILRELSSERHEGRGFADPKFWEDTDEFDESNLRKSPVEEGGSKESIMERHSRKFKRFRKEGRDD; encoded by the coding sequence ATGTTTGGCAGGGAGAGGTTATATCCGGGTGAAAGGGTTCTATATGAGACAGGGCCACGCTTCATCCTAAATTCAAAGTCATCCATCATAAAAATCCTGTTTCTTGCACTCATCATATACATCTTTCCAGCAGCGGTTAAATTTGCAGGGGACCTTGATAATGTCCTCATAGTAAGGTACGGTTTCACGGTTGCAGAGAAGGTTGTCTGGATTTTAACGACTGCTTTTATCATACTGGTGCTCAGTGTGCTCTGGGATATGATCTCATGGAGGAGCAGGCGCTACATAATCACCGACCGCAGGGTTATAGTTGAGAGTGGAGTTTTAAGGAAGAGGAGGTTCTACATAAACCACAGCAAGATAGTGGACGTATCCTTCTCACAGGGTATCATTGAGAGGCTCCTGAACTCTGCCGATATAGAGATCCATGGTGGCCACGAAGACACACACATAATCCTGGAGGATGCCCCATCCCCGGCCAAGATCGAGTACCACATTAACAGGTTCACAGGGGAAAGGACAGTGAATGAGGCAGAGGAGATACTCAGGGAACTCTCATCAGAAAGGCATGAAGGGAGGGGATTTGCAGACCCAAAGTTCTGGGAGGATACAGATGAATTTGATGAAAGCAATCTCAGGAAATCCCCTGTGGAAGAGGGGGGCAGCAAAGAGTCAATAATGGAGAGACATTCACGGAAATTTAAGAGGTTCAGAAAGGAGGGCAGGGATGACTGA
- a CDS encoding geranylgeranyl reductase family protein, whose product MTDYDVIIMGAGPAGSTLARLTASRGFTVGIFDRKKVIGVPLQCAGLISHRITEANVLPENLILNSVRGAVLHSPSGIKLRVSKKRPEAYVIDRTAYDRYLADLAGEAGAELRTGTAVRDFNEDTGEVEVNEGTLKATVLVDARGQTAIFDKYPARQFLVRFRDQEMDTDFVDLKVDSRLSPGFLWRIPLDERTARVGAFGPQKNLKDFVKGFISDLSTDFRLMESYHGFIPRPDAGVELVRGRCIRIGDAAGQIKPTTGGGIVLASRAAHVAAETIQMALEDNICLLENYQEACRNLYMGEMKNQMRVQRTFRILSDDDLDHIFLKMRDYGAEEIISRYGDMDRQTPLIREFLKRGLLFRIIPSILSRKVGSIWK is encoded by the coding sequence ATGACTGACTACGATGTCATCATCATGGGAGCCGGACCGGCAGGTTCAACGCTTGCAAGACTCACTGCCAGCAGAGGATTCACTGTGGGAATCTTCGACAGGAAGAAAGTAATAGGTGTCCCCCTGCAGTGTGCGGGACTCATATCCCATAGAATAACCGAGGCAAATGTGCTCCCAGAAAACCTTATACTGAACAGTGTGAGGGGTGCAGTTCTGCATTCACCATCAGGCATAAAACTCAGGGTTTCCAAGAAAAGGCCCGAAGCCTATGTAATTGACAGGACAGCCTATGACAGGTACCTCGCAGACCTTGCAGGTGAAGCGGGGGCTGAGTTAAGAACTGGAACAGCCGTTAGGGACTTCAATGAGGACACCGGTGAGGTGGAGGTGAATGAGGGAACTCTTAAGGCCACTGTGCTGGTGGATGCAAGGGGGCAGACCGCTATCTTCGACAAGTACCCGGCAAGGCAGTTCCTGGTGAGGTTCAGGGACCAGGAAATGGACACGGACTTTGTTGACCTCAAGGTTGACTCACGCCTTTCACCAGGCTTCCTATGGAGAATACCTCTTGATGAGAGAACAGCCCGCGTAGGTGCATTTGGACCCCAGAAAAATCTCAAGGACTTTGTTAAGGGATTCATTTCGGACCTCAGCACAGATTTCAGGTTAATGGAAAGTTACCACGGCTTCATTCCGCGACCTGACGCTGGAGTGGAACTTGTAAGGGGAAGATGCATCAGAATAGGTGATGCTGCAGGACAGATAAAACCCACAACCGGAGGGGGCATAGTTCTGGCGTCCAGGGCGGCCCATGTGGCAGCGGAGACCATCCAGATGGCCCTAGAGGATAATATTTGTCTACTTGAGAACTACCAGGAAGCCTGCAGAAATCTCTATATGGGTGAGATGAAGAACCAGATGAGGGTGCAGAGGACCTTCAGGATACTGTCTGATGATGACCTTGACCACATCTTCCTCAAGATGAGGGATTACGGTGCAGAGGAGATAATATCAAGGTACGGAGACATGGATAGACAGACACCACTCATACGGGAATTCCTTAAGAGGGGACTGCTATTCAGGATAATACCCTCTATCCTCTCAAGGAAGGTGGGGAGCATATGGAAATAA
- a CDS encoding TIGR01177 family methyltransferase — MEIMVILSQEHPELPSAELKSVLRSEGIEFSVIEDGRGYVILDTPPSTWKILKRRLAYAHEICRVVGYSTTAEFEETAEKIDWKKYVKGSFAVRIKKLRGDFNSIKLERILGAIIKSKIGAEVDLENPWTLVRPVLIDDRFIFTLHLAKISKDHFNEAKPHKRPFFYPGSMSPKLARCMVNLAGVRAGDRLLDPFCGTGGILIEAGLMGVRVIGADIDWRMVEGTRNNLQHYGITDFEVIRSDARDLRLEERVNAIVTDPPYGISASTAGEKSEKLYREFLDSAYSNLTEDGVICMAAPHYLDLEVLIDDRFRVREKYFMRMHRSLTRVIRVIETV, encoded by the coding sequence ATGGAAATAATGGTTATACTCTCACAGGAACACCCTGAACTCCCCTCTGCTGAACTCAAATCTGTTCTGAGGTCAGAGGGTATAGAATTCAGTGTAATTGAGGATGGAAGGGGATATGTGATTCTGGATACCCCCCCATCAACCTGGAAAATCCTTAAGAGGAGGCTGGCATACGCCCATGAAATCTGTAGGGTCGTTGGATATTCTACCACTGCTGAGTTTGAAGAGACTGCAGAGAAAATAGACTGGAAGAAATATGTTAAGGGCAGCTTTGCAGTCAGGATAAAGAAGCTAAGAGGAGACTTTAATTCCATAAAACTTGAGAGAATCCTTGGAGCCATCATAAAGAGCAAAATAGGGGCAGAGGTTGATCTTGAGAATCCCTGGACCCTTGTAAGACCTGTACTCATTGACGACAGGTTCATCTTCACACTGCACCTTGCAAAGATAAGTAAGGATCACTTCAATGAGGCCAAGCCCCACAAAAGGCCATTCTTTTATCCGGGGTCAATGAGTCCAAAACTTGCAAGGTGTATGGTGAACCTTGCAGGCGTGAGGGCTGGCGACAGGCTCCTCGACCCATTCTGCGGTACGGGAGGTATACTCATAGAGGCAGGACTCATGGGTGTGAGGGTGATCGGTGCGGATATAGACTGGAGGATGGTGGAGGGCACACGGAACAACCTCCAGCACTATGGTATAACAGATTTTGAGGTTATAAGGTCAGATGCTAGGGATCTGAGGCTTGAGGAAAGGGTGAATGCAATAGTTACAGATCCACCATATGGTATATCAGCATCAACCGCAGGCGAGAAAAGCGAAAAACTCTACAGGGAGTTCCTGGACTCAGCATACTCAAATCTTACAGAGGACGGGGTGATATGCATGGCAGCACCCCACTACCTTGACCTTGAGGTACTCATCGATGATAGGTTCAGAGTAAGAGAAAAATACTTCATGAGGATGCACAGGAGCCTCACAAGAGTTATAAGGGTGATTGAAACTGTTTAA
- a CDS encoding 2-isopropylmalate synthase: MQVRVLDTTLRDGEQTPGVSLTPEEKLRIALKIDDLGADIIEAGSAITSEGEREGIRKITSEGLNAEICSFARAVRDDIDAALSCDVDSVHLVVPTSDLHLEHKLRKTREEVLEQAVDCTEYAVDHGLLVELSAEDSTRSDMEFLRRVFSEGIAAGAERICACDTVGMLTPERSYEFYGELSKLGASLSVHCHNDFGLAVANSLAGLRAGASEVHATINGIGERAGNAALEEVVVALKSLYNVDTNINIEMLYETSRMVARMTGVYLQPNKAIVGENAFAHESGIHADGVLKKAETYEPITPEMVGHRRRFVMGKHIGTHTLRQRLDELGMKVDEDKLMEIFRRVKALGDMGKCVTDVDLQAIAEDVLGVMEDKVVDLEEVTIVSGNRVTPTASVKLKVDGNEVLEAGIGVGPVDAAIVAIKKSLEDFADITLEEYHVDAITGGTDALIDVVIKLRHGDRIISARSTQPDIIMASVEAFLSGVNRLLASEGFEDQQGG, translated from the coding sequence TTGCAGGTTAGAGTACTTGACACCACACTGAGGGATGGAGAACAGACACCAGGGGTTTCCCTTACCCCAGAGGAGAAACTCAGAATAGCGCTCAAAATCGATGATCTGGGCGCTGACATCATCGAGGCTGGCTCAGCAATCACATCAGAGGGTGAAAGGGAAGGTATCAGGAAAATCACATCAGAGGGTCTGAATGCTGAGATCTGCAGTTTTGCAAGGGCTGTCAGGGATGACATAGATGCCGCACTCTCATGTGATGTTGACAGTGTGCACCTGGTTGTACCTACCTCTGACCTGCACCTTGAACACAAGCTCAGAAAAACGAGGGAGGAGGTCCTTGAACAGGCGGTGGATTGCACAGAGTACGCTGTTGACCATGGACTCCTGGTTGAACTCTCAGCAGAGGACTCCACACGCAGCGACATGGAATTCCTCAGGAGGGTATTCAGTGAAGGTATAGCTGCAGGTGCAGAGAGGATATGCGCCTGTGACACCGTTGGAATGCTCACGCCTGAACGCTCCTATGAATTCTACGGTGAACTCTCAAAACTCGGGGCTTCCCTGAGCGTCCACTGCCACAATGACTTTGGACTGGCAGTTGCAAACTCCCTGGCCGGTTTAAGGGCGGGAGCATCTGAGGTCCACGCAACCATCAATGGCATAGGTGAACGTGCAGGTAACGCAGCCCTTGAGGAGGTGGTGGTTGCACTCAAATCACTCTATAATGTTGATACAAACATCAACATCGAGATGCTCTATGAGACCTCCAGGATGGTTGCCAGGATGACCGGGGTATACCTGCAGCCAAACAAGGCGATAGTCGGTGAAAACGCCTTCGCCCATGAATCGGGGATACATGCAGATGGCGTCCTCAAGAAGGCGGAAACCTATGAACCCATCACCCCCGAGATGGTTGGCCACAGGAGAAGGTTCGTCATGGGCAAACACATAGGGACCCATACCCTCAGACAGAGGCTTGATGAGCTTGGAATGAAGGTCGATGAGGATAAACTGATGGAGATATTCCGTAGGGTCAAGGCCCTGGGTGATATGGGTAAATGCGTCACCGACGTGGACCTCCAGGCCATAGCAGAGGATGTTCTCGGGGTCATGGAGGACAAGGTCGTGGACCTCGAGGAGGTCACCATAGTCTCAGGTAACAGGGTGACGCCCACAGCATCAGTCAAACTTAAAGTGGACGGTAATGAGGTTCTTGAGGCAGGTATAGGTGTTGGCCCAGTTGACGCTGCCATAGTTGCCATAAAGAAAAGCCTTGAGGACTTTGCAGACATCACCCTTGAGGAATACCATGTGGATGCAATAACAGGGGGTACAGATGCCCTCATCGATGTTGTTATAAAACTGAGGCACGGTGACAGGATAATAAGCGCCAGGAGCACCCAGCCTGACATCATCATGGCCAGTGTGGAGGCCTTCCTCAGCGGTGTTAACAGGCTGCTTGCAAGTGAGGGATTTGAGGATCAGCAGGGTGGTTAG
- the cgi121 gene encoding KEOPS complex subunit Cgi121, translating to MNIDIRGYRGTVEDLDELLNEIKGFPCTVQLIDARAVAGSDHAIHGALHAIRAFERGQNISSDPGIEICLRIAGTRQISRALELLGLGEGEMEICAVLVDCGSDAQEFLDSRFQRDDSVLEPDEDYLRSLYDLGEEVKTVGVENALMERTTMLQVL from the coding sequence GTGAATATAGATATCAGGGGATACCGTGGAACTGTTGAAGACCTAGATGAACTCCTGAATGAGATAAAGGGGTTTCCATGCACAGTCCAGCTTATTGATGCACGGGCCGTTGCAGGGAGTGACCATGCCATCCATGGTGCACTCCACGCCATCAGGGCCTTTGAGAGGGGTCAGAATATCTCCAGTGACCCTGGAATTGAGATATGCCTCCGTATTGCAGGTACCAGGCAGATAAGCAGGGCCCTTGAACTTTTGGGTCTCGGGGAGGGTGAAATGGAGATCTGCGCGGTCCTTGTGGACTGTGGCAGTGATGCCCAGGAATTCCTTGATTCAAGGTTCCAGAGGGATGACAGTGTCCTTGAACCTGATGAGGATTACCTCAGGAGCCTCTATGACCTTGGAGAGGAGGTAAAAACGGTTGGAGTTGAGAACGCGCTTATGGAGAGGACGACGATGCTCCAGGTTTTATAG
- a CDS encoding DegT/DnrJ/EryC1/StrS family aminotransferase, whose product MNSEEKTEMREDSALLRLKFREPSPETKRAVCHAALYGETQDPEKKIRKITGHRYVRILSSGNAAILLTVSRLDGPILVPDQGGWRGFKRIPEILGREVFTVKTERGLIDPDVLESRLEDTGARALFVTSFAGYTAEQPIAELSDICRSHDAILVEDASGSVSDPLGRLCNGKNSHIIIASTGSPKTVNAGGGGFISTSIPEFAQQDMLLSALKADPYVRAAIAAELDAAERNLTETLRACSYLKGKLEGVFHPEKRGINVIIPSSTPREDVKILKKLITADGRSIFTVCPSPDRILESAVAVEVKNLDVGCLTHENLERMAEIISSVI is encoded by the coding sequence ATGAATTCAGAAGAAAAGACAGAGATGAGAGAGGATAGTGCCCTTCTGAGACTCAAATTCAGAGAACCATCCCCCGAGACAAAAAGAGCCGTTTGCCACGCCGCCCTTTACGGGGAAACACAGGATCCTGAAAAGAAAATCAGAAAGATCACAGGGCACAGATACGTTAGAATCCTTAGCAGCGGAAATGCCGCGATCCTCCTCACAGTATCCCGGCTTGATGGCCCTATCCTTGTGCCTGACCAGGGCGGATGGCGGGGCTTTAAGAGGATACCTGAGATCCTTGGCAGGGAGGTTTTCACGGTCAAGACAGAGAGGGGGCTCATTGACCCGGATGTCCTGGAATCACGCCTTGAAGATACTGGTGCCAGGGCACTTTTTGTCACGAGCTTCGCGGGTTATACAGCGGAGCAGCCCATTGCCGAACTCTCAGATATCTGCAGATCCCACGACGCAATCCTGGTTGAGGACGCATCCGGGAGCGTCTCCGACCCCCTTGGGAGGCTCTGCAATGGTAAAAACAGCCACATTATAATCGCATCCACTGGCTCCCCAAAAACCGTTAATGCGGGTGGCGGCGGGTTCATCTCAACCTCCATTCCAGAGTTCGCACAGCAGGACATGCTACTGTCTGCCCTCAAGGCGGACCCATATGTAAGGGCTGCCATTGCCGCCGAACTGGACGCCGCCGAGAGGAACCTCACAGAGACCCTCAGGGCGTGCAGTTACCTCAAAGGAAAACTTGAGGGGGTATTCCACCCTGAAAAGAGGGGTATCAATGTTATAATCCCCTCAAGTACCCCCAGAGAGGATGTTAAAATCCTGAAGAAACTTATAACCGCAGATGGTAGGAGTATCTTCACAGTATGCCCCTCACCCGACAGGATACTTGAGAGTGCGGTTGCAGTGGAGGTTAAGAACCTGGATGTGGGATGCCTCACCCATGAGAACCTTGAGAGGATGGCTGAGATCATCTCCTCAGTTATATAA